In Arthrobacter sp. StoSoilB5, one genomic interval encodes:
- a CDS encoding ferredoxin reductase family protein, translated as MTSLLPRVSRADQSAAPGPLTAPAAVELFRMQARRRRARADILGFLGWLSPVAAVALWLADGGASGFSSLAGAATALGIVAGLVGMDLVLLMLLLAARIPFIDNTFGHDRAVEIHKSLGKPALYLLLAHGIFIAIGYGAAEGLDPISESISLWVNVPDMWLAFVSMVLFIAVVVTSLVAVRRRFPYEFWYVVHLLTYAAVATAIPHQFSVGGLFAEGTWQRWYWLAICIATGAAVLYNRVIEPIAATFRHQLTVSRVVRVSSDVFSIEMTGLHLNELAGSGGRFFFWRFLAPRYWWQPHPFSLSAEPVPGTASAPGKLRITVRNLGDGSARLARLKPGTKVAIEGPYGIFSTAARSRNKVVLIGAGIGITPLRALLESTPFEPGNATVLLRGHDESELFLGQEIMALCQTRGATLFHLTGPRSPGPGSWLPQSAVQAGFTIRSYVPDVANADVYVCGPASWASNVVQDLQSAGLPAEQLHYERFDW; from the coding sequence ATGACATCGCTTCTCCCACGTGTTTCGCGTGCCGACCAGTCCGCGGCGCCGGGCCCATTGACGGCACCAGCCGCCGTCGAACTCTTTCGGATGCAAGCCCGACGGCGGCGGGCCCGGGCCGACATCCTCGGTTTCCTTGGGTGGTTGTCGCCGGTGGCGGCAGTGGCTTTGTGGCTGGCCGACGGCGGTGCAAGCGGATTTTCCTCTCTCGCAGGAGCGGCAACGGCCCTGGGAATCGTGGCCGGATTGGTTGGCATGGACCTGGTGCTCCTCATGCTGCTCCTCGCGGCCCGGATCCCCTTTATCGACAACACTTTTGGCCATGACCGCGCAGTGGAGATCCACAAATCACTGGGCAAGCCCGCGCTGTATCTGCTCCTCGCGCACGGAATCTTCATAGCCATTGGGTACGGCGCGGCCGAAGGACTGGACCCGATCAGCGAGTCAATCTCCCTCTGGGTCAACGTACCGGACATGTGGTTGGCGTTCGTTTCGATGGTGTTGTTTATCGCCGTTGTGGTGACGTCGCTGGTGGCAGTGCGCCGGCGCTTCCCGTACGAGTTCTGGTACGTGGTTCATCTGCTGACGTATGCGGCCGTTGCCACCGCCATACCCCACCAGTTCAGCGTGGGTGGACTATTCGCGGAAGGTACGTGGCAACGTTGGTACTGGTTGGCCATCTGTATCGCGACCGGCGCTGCCGTGCTCTACAACCGGGTCATCGAGCCCATCGCGGCGACGTTCCGGCACCAACTCACGGTGAGCCGCGTCGTTCGGGTCTCATCCGACGTCTTCAGCATTGAAATGACCGGACTGCACCTGAACGAGCTGGCCGGTTCCGGCGGCAGGTTCTTCTTCTGGCGGTTCCTGGCCCCGCGCTATTGGTGGCAGCCGCACCCGTTCAGCCTCTCCGCCGAGCCCGTCCCAGGCACGGCTTCGGCGCCTGGAAAATTGCGCATCACCGTCCGGAACCTCGGCGACGGCTCAGCCCGCCTGGCACGGCTCAAACCAGGTACCAAAGTTGCCATCGAAGGACCATACGGAATCTTCAGCACGGCAGCGAGGAGCCGCAACAAAGTAGTCCTCATCGGCGCAGGCATCGGCATTACACCCCTCCGCGCGCTGCTCGAATCCACGCCGTTCGAGCCAGGCAACGCAACGGTCCTGCTGCGCGGACACGACGAATCGGAGCTCTTCCTCGGGCAGGAAATCATGGCCCTTTGCCAAACCCGGGGTGCAACCCTCTTCCACCTCACCGGTCCGCGCTCCCCAGGTCCCGGCTCATGGCTCCCCCAATCGGCTGTCCAGGCCGGTTTCACGATCCGTTCCTATGTCCCTGACGTGGCCAACGCCGACGTGTACGTCTGCGGCCCGGCCAGCTGGGCCAGCAACGTGGTCCAGGATCTACAGTCCGCGGGTCTACCTGCGGAACAACTCCACTACGAAAGGTTCGACTGGTGA
- a CDS encoding FMN-binding protein produces MATALASAGILLAGWQSGAHVAETGTSTTTSLSSSATAGGSATNGNTPAKGGNNAGSSTAATYDGASVQTRFGPVQVQVTIQNGKITEVTALQLTDAERKSAQISSRAAPVLRSEVLQAQSANVQTVGGATVTSEAYLTSLQAALDAANF; encoded by the coding sequence ATGGCAACAGCCCTGGCCTCCGCGGGCATCCTGCTCGCAGGCTGGCAATCGGGAGCCCATGTGGCCGAAACAGGCACATCCACCACCACAAGCCTGAGCAGCAGCGCCACGGCAGGCGGTTCGGCCACGAACGGCAACACCCCTGCCAAGGGCGGCAACAACGCGGGCAGCTCGACGGCGGCAACCTACGACGGCGCGTCGGTCCAGACCCGCTTCGGCCCGGTCCAAGTGCAGGTGACAATCCAGAACGGAAAGATCACCGAAGTCACTGCCCTGCAGCTCACGGATGCCGAACGGAAGTCGGCACAGATCAGCAGCCGTGCTGCCCCGGTACTGCGTTCCGAAGTCCTGCAGGCCCAATCAGCGAACGTACAAACCGTCGGTGGCGCGACGGTCACAAGCGAGGCCTATCTCACCTCCCTCCAGGCGGCCCTCGATGCAGCCAACTTTTAA
- a CDS encoding SGNH/GDSL hydrolase family protein has protein sequence MRDGYAAGKNGRRRYVALGDSFTEGVGDPSKVLPNGVRGWADRVAEKLAKAQPGWEYANLAVRSKRLRHIIDEQLEPALAMQPTLVTLYAGGNDILDFGTDMDELLNNYEELVARLAETGATLVLFTGFDVKVSAVLEPFKKRNTLYNQRVRDVAAKYGAILVDYWCFDAYKDSRMWASDRLHMSKAGHKYLAAQVLDHLGVPHKISPKEWEPPTRVGLREWERRQRRWVHDWVLPLFGRKLRGVTLGDALSPRWPQPVKVPRKGGLKKLMEKRQATQ, from the coding sequence ATGCGGGACGGTTACGCGGCTGGGAAAAACGGACGACGGCGGTATGTCGCCCTTGGAGATTCCTTCACCGAGGGTGTGGGGGACCCAAGTAAGGTCCTGCCCAATGGGGTCCGCGGCTGGGCCGACAGGGTGGCCGAGAAATTGGCGAAGGCGCAGCCGGGCTGGGAGTACGCGAATCTCGCCGTGCGCAGCAAGAGGCTCCGGCACATCATCGATGAACAACTCGAGCCGGCACTTGCCATGCAACCCACGCTCGTCACTCTCTACGCTGGCGGAAACGACATCCTCGATTTCGGCACGGACATGGACGAGCTCCTCAATAACTATGAAGAGCTGGTCGCCCGGCTCGCCGAAACCGGAGCCACGCTGGTCCTCTTCACTGGCTTTGACGTGAAGGTCTCAGCCGTCCTGGAACCGTTTAAGAAACGCAACACCTTGTACAACCAGCGGGTCCGCGACGTGGCCGCGAAATACGGGGCCATATTGGTGGATTACTGGTGCTTCGACGCCTACAAAGACTCACGGATGTGGGCATCGGACCGCCTTCACATGTCCAAAGCGGGCCACAAGTACCTGGCAGCCCAAGTCCTGGACCACTTGGGAGTCCCGCACAAGATTTCTCCGAAGGAGTGGGAACCGCCAACGCGCGTGGGACTCCGCGAATGGGAACGCAGGCAGCGCCGCTGGGTCCACGACTGGGTTCTGCCACTGTTTGGACGCAAACTACGCGGAGTCACCCTGGGAGACGCGCTGAGTCCGCGTTGGCCGCAACCGGTGAAAGTCCCACGCAAGGGTGGCCTGAAGAAGCTGATGGAAAAGCGGCAGGCTACGCAGTGA
- a CDS encoding iron-siderophore ABC transporter substrate-binding protein, with product MASLLPRRALLKTAGTATAALAAVAFSLTGCSTGPTTSTPASEQAVSAQFPVTIKHAFGETTIKEQPKRVVTISWVNDDVAIALGVVPVGVPKNEWGNNDKSSTPWKDAALEKLGAGFGTDKAPVQFSEADGINFTEIAKLNPDVILGAYSGLEEADYKKLSEIAPVVAYPELAYGTPWQESTTIIGKALGKEAEAKKLIEDTEATIKDKASKFPQIAGKTFIYGNVDPAEPASNGFYTANDNRPRFLSEIGMKLAPVVEKASGDSKEFFVPWSAEKANELEADVFVTWVADDATAATIKADPLLGQIPAIKKGSFITDADQTLTLSLSASSPISLPWALDTFLPRLASAADAAAAAGK from the coding sequence GTGGCTTCCCTTCTTCCACGCCGCGCCCTGCTGAAGACTGCAGGCACCGCGACAGCCGCCCTGGCCGCCGTCGCCTTTTCCCTCACCGGCTGCTCCACCGGCCCCACAACGTCCACCCCGGCGTCCGAGCAAGCTGTAAGCGCCCAGTTCCCTGTGACCATCAAGCATGCTTTCGGTGAGACCACCATCAAGGAACAGCCCAAGCGTGTCGTCACCATCTCATGGGTCAACGACGACGTCGCGATCGCGCTGGGCGTTGTGCCCGTAGGCGTTCCGAAGAACGAGTGGGGCAACAACGACAAAAGCTCCACCCCGTGGAAGGATGCAGCGCTGGAGAAGCTCGGGGCCGGCTTCGGCACCGACAAGGCCCCGGTCCAGTTCTCCGAGGCCGATGGCATCAACTTCACCGAGATCGCAAAGCTCAACCCGGACGTCATCCTCGGCGCCTACTCCGGCCTCGAAGAAGCCGACTACAAGAAGCTTTCGGAGATCGCCCCCGTAGTGGCCTACCCGGAGCTGGCTTACGGAACGCCGTGGCAGGAAAGCACCACCATCATCGGCAAGGCCCTCGGCAAGGAGGCCGAAGCCAAGAAGCTGATTGAAGACACCGAGGCCACCATCAAGGACAAGGCATCCAAGTTCCCGCAGATCGCCGGAAAAACCTTCATCTATGGCAACGTCGATCCCGCAGAGCCTGCATCGAACGGCTTCTACACCGCCAACGACAACCGTCCGCGCTTCCTCTCCGAAATCGGCATGAAGCTCGCCCCGGTCGTAGAGAAAGCCTCAGGCGACTCGAAGGAATTCTTCGTCCCGTGGTCTGCCGAAAAGGCCAACGAGCTCGAAGCCGATGTCTTCGTAACCTGGGTCGCTGATGACGCCACAGCCGCAACCATCAAGGCCGACCCGCTCCTGGGCCAGATCCCGGCCATCAAGAAGGGCTCCTTCATTACCGACGCCGACCAAACCCTGACGCTGTCCCTCTCTGCCTCCTCGCCGATCAGCCTGCCGTGGGCGCTGGACACGTTCCTGCCGCGGTTGGCGAGCGCAGCGGACGCAGCCGCCGCAGCCGGTAAGTAA
- a CDS encoding ABC transporter ATP-binding protein, with product MAVLNAKDLTLQYEQRRVVEGLSAEIPEGKVTMIVGANACGKSTLLRGLSRLLKPAGGAVTLDGKDIHSRPARELARTLGLLPQHPTAPDGITVRDLVGRGRYPHQGFFRSWTAGDDAAVQRALEATATLELAERSVDELSGGQRQRVWIAMALAQETEVLLLDEPTTYLDLAHQVEVLDLVTDLNRSRGTTVAIVLHDLNLAARYADHVIAMKGGCIVAEGPAPDVVTEELVYNVFGLESRVVPDPISGTPLIVPIGRHHAQPASTNELEIAS from the coding sequence ATGGCCGTCCTTAATGCCAAGGACCTGACGCTGCAATACGAGCAGCGCAGGGTTGTTGAAGGTCTCTCCGCCGAAATCCCGGAGGGCAAAGTGACCATGATCGTGGGCGCCAACGCCTGCGGCAAGTCCACGCTCCTGCGCGGATTGTCGCGACTGCTCAAGCCTGCCGGCGGTGCCGTTACACTCGACGGCAAGGACATCCACTCCCGTCCCGCCCGCGAACTCGCCCGTACGCTTGGCCTGCTGCCGCAGCACCCCACTGCGCCGGATGGGATCACAGTCCGCGACCTCGTGGGCCGGGGGCGGTACCCGCACCAAGGGTTTTTCCGGAGTTGGACCGCGGGTGACGACGCCGCGGTGCAGCGCGCGCTCGAAGCCACCGCAACGCTGGAGCTCGCTGAGCGAAGCGTCGACGAACTGTCCGGCGGTCAACGGCAGCGCGTCTGGATCGCGATGGCCTTGGCTCAGGAGACGGAAGTCCTCCTGCTGGACGAGCCCACCACCTACCTAGACCTCGCACACCAGGTGGAAGTCCTGGACCTCGTAACCGACCTCAACCGCAGCCGCGGCACCACCGTGGCGATCGTCCTCCACGACCTCAACCTGGCCGCCCGCTACGCAGACCACGTCATTGCCATGAAGGGCGGGTGCATCGTGGCCGAAGGCCCTGCTCCCGACGTAGTGACGGAGGAACTGGTCTACAACGTCTTTGGCCTGGAATCCCGCGTGGTTCCAGACCCTATTTCAGGCACGCCCCTCATCGTCCCGATCGGACGCCACCACGCACAGCCCGCTTCAACCAACGAACTGGAGATCGCCTCATGA
- a CDS encoding iron chelate uptake ABC transporter family permease subunit, producing MAVNTNDSRKHRHYLPSRVLSPTLFLGLAVVVMFAVYVLLGSYTVTIPDFFKIVTAHLTGGEKIPGASFIVMEHKLPRAVVGTLIGVAFGLSGALFQTMLRNPLASPDIIGISYGASAAAVTAIVIFGAGGAVVSWAALGGALGVAAIIYAISRGGRSGGGNRGNAAGNRLILAGVAIAAALTAVVNFLMTRADIRTAAEALVWLNGSLNSANWERIAVLAASLLVLVPAAMALAGPLRILELGDDAAAGLGIKVDAARLGLVLTAVGLAAVATAAAGPVAFVAFLAGPIAHRIVRKPSLPASAFTGALIVLAADFFASNIAPLILDGTVLPVGVITGALGAPFLLWLLVTSNRKEA from the coding sequence ATGGCAGTTAATACCAATGATTCCCGCAAACATCGGCATTATCTGCCATCTCGCGTGCTGAGCCCGACGCTTTTCCTGGGCCTGGCCGTCGTCGTCATGTTCGCGGTGTATGTGCTCCTGGGCAGCTACACCGTGACCATCCCGGACTTCTTCAAGATCGTCACCGCACACTTGACCGGCGGCGAGAAGATCCCCGGCGCCAGTTTCATCGTGATGGAGCACAAGCTGCCCCGCGCTGTTGTTGGCACTCTGATCGGCGTGGCATTCGGCCTGTCCGGGGCACTTTTCCAGACCATGCTCCGCAACCCGCTCGCGAGTCCGGACATCATCGGCATCAGCTATGGCGCCAGCGCGGCAGCCGTGACGGCAATCGTGATTTTCGGCGCTGGTGGAGCCGTGGTCTCGTGGGCCGCACTAGGTGGGGCACTCGGAGTTGCGGCCATCATCTATGCGATTTCGCGGGGAGGCCGGTCCGGCGGGGGAAACCGGGGCAACGCTGCGGGCAACCGCCTCATTCTTGCGGGTGTGGCCATTGCCGCCGCACTGACCGCGGTGGTCAACTTCCTCATGACCCGCGCGGACATCCGCACGGCCGCCGAAGCGCTCGTGTGGCTCAACGGTTCACTGAATTCGGCCAATTGGGAGCGCATCGCCGTGCTGGCTGCATCGTTGCTGGTCCTGGTGCCGGCCGCCATGGCCCTGGCCGGCCCGCTGCGCATCCTGGAACTCGGCGACGACGCCGCTGCGGGGCTTGGCATCAAGGTCGACGCCGCGCGGCTGGGACTGGTGCTGACCGCCGTCGGACTTGCCGCCGTCGCGACCGCCGCCGCCGGTCCGGTAGCGTTTGTCGCCTTCCTGGCGGGACCGATTGCCCACCGCATCGTGCGTAAACCAAGCCTCCCGGCGTCGGCCTTCACCGGTGCGTTAATCGTGCTCGCCGCAGACTTCTTTGCCTCCAACATTGCCCCCCTGATCCTCGACGGAACCGTCCTCCCGGTCGGCGTCATCACAGGCGCCCTGGGCGCGCCGTTCCTGCTGTGGCTGCTGGTCACGTCGAACCGAAAGGAAGCCTGA
- a CDS encoding MarR family transcriptional regulator, translating into MTEPRWLNADERRAWLALLSINTLLPSALDTQLQSAGKLSLFDYNVLAMLSETEGRYLPMSELAARTSASLSRLSHVVTKLQKRGWVERQAHPRDARVTVAHLTEAGMSTIVALAPGHVESVRALMLDSLSPDDVADLARIGEKIVSRLDNNHWILRES; encoded by the coding sequence ATGACTGAACCCCGCTGGCTCAATGCCGACGAACGCCGTGCATGGTTGGCCCTCTTGAGTATCAACACCCTGCTCCCCTCGGCGTTGGATACGCAGCTTCAGTCTGCTGGAAAATTGTCGTTGTTCGACTACAACGTCTTGGCGATGCTCTCGGAAACCGAGGGCCGGTATCTGCCCATGAGCGAGCTCGCCGCGCGCACCAGTGCCTCGCTATCGCGCCTGTCGCATGTGGTCACCAAACTCCAGAAGCGCGGCTGGGTGGAACGCCAGGCACACCCTCGTGACGCCCGCGTCACTGTCGCCCACCTGACCGAGGCTGGCATGTCCACCATTGTGGCCCTCGCTCCAGGCCACGTTGAGTCCGTACGGGCGCTGATGCTCGATTCGCTCTCGCCCGACGACGTCGCGGACCTCGCGCGCATCGGCGAGAAAATCGTCTCCCGGCTGGACAATAACCACTGGATCCTGCGCGAGTCGTAG
- a CDS encoding YciI family protein, with product MFVVSLTYKVPDEIVDFHRPGHMAWLKDAFDAGVFLASGRRVPATGGVLLSKVDRATLDDSLAKDPFYSNGVAEFEIIEFTATSVAEGYEVLLDS from the coding sequence ATGTTTGTTGTCTCCCTGACCTACAAAGTTCCCGACGAAATCGTCGACTTCCACCGGCCAGGCCACATGGCCTGGCTTAAGGACGCGTTCGACGCCGGTGTGTTCCTCGCGTCGGGACGTCGCGTTCCAGCCACCGGAGGTGTGTTGCTGTCCAAGGTGGACCGGGCAACGCTGGATGACTCGCTGGCCAAGGATCCGTTCTACAGCAACGGAGTAGCCGAGTTCGAGATCATCGAATTCACGGCGACCAGCGTGGCCGAGGGCTACGAAGTCCTGCTGGACAGCTGA
- a CDS encoding iron chelate uptake ABC transporter family permease subunit, which produces MKLSTTTAASAGQDTGTLVPGSQRGISPRTDAAGGGTGARTAGKRTAWLLVAVVVLALTCAASLAIGARGLPLATIWEAVTNFNPQDGNHAVVIARIPRTVLGLLAGAALGLAGAAMQGVARNPLADPGILGLNAGAALAVVTGIYVFGVSSLTGYIWFAFFGAAAAAVVVYAVASTGRDGATPVKLALAGAALSAGLFSLMNVILVSSQDTLDRFRFWQVGSIGGRDWSVLLPALPFLAVGAVIVLAGGRSLNSLALGDDIARGLGQNVALARGITGLGIVLLCGSATALAGPIGFVGLVIPHAVRSLIGPDYRWILPFSVISAPILLILADMIGRVVLLPGEVPAGIMTALVGAPVFVWLIRRGKGAGL; this is translated from the coding sequence ATGAAACTGAGTACGACGACGGCGGCTTCCGCAGGGCAGGATACCGGCACCTTGGTGCCGGGCAGCCAGCGAGGCATCAGCCCTCGGACCGACGCAGCCGGTGGGGGAACCGGCGCGCGAACAGCAGGCAAGCGCACCGCCTGGCTGCTGGTCGCCGTCGTCGTACTCGCATTAACCTGCGCCGCATCCCTGGCGATCGGCGCGCGCGGTCTTCCCCTGGCAACCATTTGGGAAGCCGTCACCAACTTCAATCCGCAAGACGGCAACCACGCCGTGGTCATTGCCCGAATTCCCCGCACAGTGCTTGGCTTGCTCGCGGGTGCTGCGCTTGGCTTGGCTGGCGCAGCGATGCAGGGCGTGGCCCGGAACCCGTTGGCCGACCCCGGCATCCTGGGCCTGAACGCCGGTGCGGCCCTCGCCGTGGTAACCGGCATCTATGTTTTTGGCGTCAGCTCGCTGACCGGCTACATCTGGTTCGCCTTCTTCGGTGCCGCAGCTGCCGCCGTCGTCGTCTATGCGGTCGCCTCAACGGGCCGTGACGGTGCGACGCCGGTCAAGCTCGCCCTCGCGGGGGCGGCACTGAGCGCTGGCCTGTTCTCGCTCATGAACGTCATCCTGGTCTCAAGTCAGGACACCCTGGACCGATTCCGGTTCTGGCAGGTAGGCAGCATCGGCGGCCGCGACTGGTCCGTCCTCCTGCCGGCACTGCCCTTCCTGGCGGTCGGCGCGGTGATCGTCCTTGCAGGCGGGCGTAGCCTTAACAGCCTTGCTCTGGGCGACGACATTGCGCGGGGCCTTGGCCAGAACGTCGCGCTGGCTCGGGGCATCACCGGGCTGGGCATCGTGCTGCTCTGCGGATCAGCCACCGCCCTGGCCGGGCCGATTGGGTTTGTTGGCCTGGTGATTCCGCACGCGGTCCGCTCCCTGATCGGGCCGGACTACCGCTGGATCCTGCCATTCTCCGTGATCTCTGCCCCCATCCTGCTCATTCTCGCCGACATGATCGGCCGGGTGGTCCTGCTTCCCGGAGAAGTTCCGGCCGGCATCATGACGGCGCTTGTTGGAGCACCTGTCTTCGTCTGGCTCATCCGCCGCGGAAAGGGGGCCGGACTGTGA
- a CDS encoding FAD:protein FMN transferase, whose amino-acid sequence MQPTFNVEQLRARTFRSMGTVVSLTVASGTSPQTAVDELESAVDVVEEIFTQLDLTFSLYREGSEASRLARGELALAYASESMQARYVEASEWRLATNGAFTAERPDGTLDLSGIVKAHAMREAELSLIALGLRDWCLNAGGDVLVSGSPGPSSASREVREPWLAGIVDPFDRQTLLGTYSLSGSADGGMRALATSGSAERGEHIWAVGPGRPEFLQVSVAAQDIVTADVLATAIVSGGPPTLDQAVEKWGVEVLAVGRTGTMLATPGFRNAA is encoded by the coding sequence ATGCAGCCAACTTTTAACGTCGAACAGCTCCGGGCGCGTACGTTCCGCAGCATGGGCACCGTGGTGAGCTTGACTGTGGCGAGCGGCACCTCGCCCCAGACGGCTGTCGACGAACTGGAGTCCGCCGTCGACGTCGTGGAAGAGATATTCACGCAGCTCGACCTGACTTTCAGCCTCTACCGGGAGGGGTCCGAAGCGAGCCGTCTGGCGCGGGGCGAGCTGGCATTGGCGTATGCCTCGGAGTCAATGCAGGCCCGTTATGTAGAGGCCTCCGAATGGCGGTTGGCCACCAACGGTGCGTTCACTGCTGAACGACCGGACGGCACATTGGACCTGTCGGGGATCGTGAAAGCCCACGCCATGCGCGAGGCTGAGCTGTCCTTGATTGCGCTTGGACTGCGCGACTGGTGCCTCAACGCCGGAGGGGACGTACTGGTGAGTGGATCGCCAGGACCTTCGAGTGCCTCACGTGAGGTTCGTGAACCCTGGCTGGCCGGCATTGTGGATCCATTCGACCGCCAGACGTTGCTGGGCACGTACAGCCTAAGCGGCTCAGCCGACGGCGGAATGAGAGCCCTGGCGACGTCAGGATCGGCTGAACGGGGAGAACACATCTGGGCGGTTGGCCCAGGGCGCCCGGAGTTCCTTCAGGTTTCCGTGGCGGCGCAGGACATTGTCACGGCTGATGTCCTGGCCACGGCGATCGTCTCAGGCGGGCCGCCCACTTTGGATCAAGCGGTTGAGAAGTGGGGCGTCGAAGTGCTCGCGGTTGGCAGGACCGGAACCATGCTCGCCACGCCAGGATTCCGTAACGCTGCCTGA
- a CDS encoding siderophore-interacting protein, with protein MSAQPTRATATTAVEPMTLAFDVTVTAVQELGPNFRRITFGGYSLRGFGVAGDTLDLRVKLMIPSLDEAGQQIPLPEFKMEEAGWYQEWLAMDAAVRGAMRTYTVRSERLDAVYPEIDIDFVMHFEDGHGGPAASWAKAAKPGDALTIIGPNNRAAQCTTAGAYGGIEWRPGLAQRVLLAGDETAVPAISAILESLPADMTGHAFLEVPEAGDFQDISTAADIEITWLARGAAIGRSRPHGELLKEAVAKAVPVPGWVGLKCTEAAAGPEPEDVNVDQEILWETPQRMDAAAIEASKNPTLPDGALPFYAWIAGEAFVIKEMRRYLVRDVGIDRKQVAFMGYWRRGKSEG; from the coding sequence ATGAGTGCACAGCCGACACGGGCCACAGCGACTACCGCAGTGGAGCCCATGACCCTGGCCTTCGACGTCACAGTGACCGCGGTGCAGGAGCTGGGGCCGAACTTCCGTCGGATCACGTTCGGTGGCTACTCCCTGCGCGGCTTCGGCGTGGCAGGTGACACCTTGGACCTCCGTGTGAAGTTGATGATTCCTTCCTTGGACGAGGCCGGCCAGCAGATCCCGCTGCCGGAATTCAAGATGGAAGAAGCCGGTTGGTACCAGGAGTGGCTGGCCATGGATGCTGCCGTGCGGGGAGCCATGCGCACCTACACCGTTCGTTCGGAACGCCTTGATGCCGTGTACCCGGAGATCGACATCGACTTCGTCATGCACTTCGAGGACGGCCACGGCGGCCCTGCCGCCAGCTGGGCGAAGGCGGCGAAGCCCGGTGACGCCCTCACCATCATCGGCCCCAACAACCGCGCAGCCCAGTGCACCACAGCCGGAGCCTACGGCGGCATCGAATGGCGGCCTGGCCTTGCACAGCGTGTACTGCTGGCCGGCGACGAAACCGCAGTCCCCGCCATCAGCGCGATCCTTGAAAGCCTGCCCGCCGACATGACCGGCCACGCGTTCCTCGAGGTACCCGAAGCCGGGGATTTCCAGGACATCAGCACCGCCGCCGACATCGAAATCACTTGGCTGGCCCGGGGTGCAGCCATCGGACGCTCCCGTCCCCACGGCGAACTCCTCAAGGAAGCCGTTGCAAAGGCCGTTCCCGTGCCGGGCTGGGTTGGCCTCAAGTGCACTGAAGCCGCTGCTGGACCCGAGCCTGAAGACGTCAATGTCGACCAGGAAATCCTCTGGGAAACCCCGCAACGCATGGACGCCGCAGCCATCGAAGCCAGCAAGAACCCCACCCTTCCCGACGGGGCGCTGCCGTTCTACGCGTGGATCGCGGGGGAGGCCTTCGTCATCAAGGAAATGCGGCGGTACCTGGTGCGGGACGTTGGTATCGACCGCAAGCAAGTGGCGTTCATGGGTTACTGGCGACGGGGCAAATCGGAGGGGTAA
- a CDS encoding SGNH/GDSL hydrolase family protein, with the protein MDFSARYVALGDSFTEGVGDDDPTRPNGVRGWADVVARQLAHSNEDFGYANLAIRGRKLRQIMAEQVDAAVAMKPTLVTMYAGANDILRPKVDIDSLLEDYGAGIAKLSATGATVVLFTGFDARGSKVFSTMRGRTAIYNELLREIAENHGALLVDYWRFDEYYDVRMWAQDRMHMSTAGHVNMAKRVLDVLEHEHVLEVPDLAPLPTLNRSEAIRANARWVREFAGPWVMRRVRGTSSGDGLSPKYPSLIRPV; encoded by the coding sequence ATGGATTTTTCTGCCCGCTATGTTGCCTTGGGGGATTCCTTCACCGAGGGCGTCGGCGATGACGACCCCACCCGCCCCAACGGTGTCCGGGGGTGGGCAGACGTCGTTGCCCGGCAACTGGCCCACAGCAACGAGGACTTCGGCTATGCCAACCTCGCCATCCGCGGCAGGAAGCTCCGCCAAATCATGGCAGAACAAGTGGACGCCGCCGTCGCAATGAAACCCACGTTGGTGACGATGTACGCGGGAGCCAACGACATCCTGCGGCCCAAGGTCGATATTGACTCGCTTTTGGAGGATTACGGCGCCGGCATCGCCAAGTTAAGCGCGACCGGCGCCACCGTTGTGCTCTTCACGGGATTCGATGCCCGCGGTTCGAAGGTTTTTAGCACGATGCGGGGCCGGACCGCGATCTACAACGAGCTGCTCCGTGAAATTGCCGAGAACCATGGTGCCCTCCTGGTGGATTACTGGCGGTTCGATGAGTACTACGACGTCAGGATGTGGGCGCAGGACCGGATGCACATGTCGACCGCGGGCCACGTTAATATGGCAAAGCGGGTGCTGGACGTCCTGGAGCATGAGCACGTGCTTGAAGTCCCCGACCTCGCTCCGCTTCCCACATTGAACCGGTCCGAAGCTATCCGGGCGAACGCGCGCTGGGTCCGGGAATTCGCTGGCCCTTGGGTGATGCGCCGCGTGCGGGGTACGTCGTCGGGCGATGGACTGAGCCCGAAGTATCCGTCCCTGATCCGCCCGGTGTAG